In a single window of the Nicotiana tomentosiformis chromosome 8, ASM39032v3, whole genome shotgun sequence genome:
- the LOC104109864 gene encoding protein SUPPRESSOR OF PHYA-105 1-like isoform X2 encodes MEQSKEEVEANDVAASALLKTRECDISVEPSIGTCITTSHELAEGSTSASLAMMEDDGTNRYAMSVKDPQPAGTSSYSMSSSRLTIEELVRSNYNIPEPVTLSNYSDNREKNHKPQIQWQCSYQLGGGSRNAKDDVDPSSTDKNLLGLKELKHASDKDINVGSNAVSSQSKEDHNLTIPSSRLLPGNSGSKLLSTSGFSKFFANRSLKGKDVDAPKGTALHKEVHSASIPQNKYEYEKASIRMVSSDASFKPGANSNQAPLSCNNQEREKPTSTHNGVTLREWINLMGSRIKKAERIHIFRQIVKLIDIAHSQGIAFQDLRPSCFILLSPNGVKYVGPSIQIDSMYVVNQNTNGKRPSNLEMHAQNNLGAKQRKVSDYVDLMREKPEYVSGYVVRDIYGETKGLESDINHLEKKWYTCPEELNYRSLVSSNIYSLGVLLFELLCCFESPAAHSAAMLNLHSRILPPNFLSQNPKEVGFCFLLLHPEPSSRPTAREILQSELIYGTEEICKIDGVPSIIEKDDDPDSDILLYFLVSLQEENQNNTSKLLQRIECLEADIKEVEKKDGFRISNLVDTDFHNTRQGSYFKHLKSNDRLSMKNMTNEKLIKNFSQLESAYFCMRSQIQLVENDTIGRPDKDLLTCRDRLSQVSTKVVEPTLKSVDRVGAFFEGVCKYARYSKFEEYGTLRNGDLLNSINVICSLCFDREEDYIAAAGVSKKIKIFEFASLLNDSVDLQYPVVEMSNKSRLSCLSWNSYMKNYLASTDYDGVVKMWDPSTGQGFSQYVEHQKRAWSVNFCQVDPTKFATGSDDCSVKVWNINEVRGVLWIQSGILPTYAVCSSPLTPLICWLLDLLTTKSTAMIFAILGFRGALYQDMRRLLAM; translated from the exons ATGGAACAGTCAAAGGAGGAAGTAGAGGCAAATGATGTAGCTGCGAGTGCGCTACTTAAAACGAGGGAATGTGATATTTCCGTTGAACCATCGATTGGAACGTGCATAACTACCAGTCATGAGTTGGCGGAGGGATCAACTTCTGCTAGTTTGGCGATGATGGAGGATGATGGTACAAACAGATATGCAATGTCCGTGAAGGATCCTCAGCCTGCCGGTACAAGCTCTTATTCGATGAGTAGTTCAAGGCTCACCATTGAAGAGTTAGTTAGGAGTAATTACAATATTCCTGAACCAGTTACTCTTAGTAATTACTCTGATAATCGAGAAAAAAATCACAAGCCGCAAATTCAGTGGCAATGTTCCTATCAATTGGGGGGTGGCTCTAGAAATGCGAAGGACGATGTAGATCCTTCTTCCACAGACAAGAATTTGCTAGGGCTGAAAGAGCTGAAGCATGCATCCGATAAAGATATCAATGTAGGCTCTAATGCAGTCTCTTCCCAATCAAAAGAAGACCATAACCTAACCATTCCAAGCAGTAGATTACTTCCGGGAAATAGTGGATCGAAACTTTTATCTACATCTGGCTTTTCTAAGTTTTTCGCTAACCGATCTCTTAAAGGCAAAGATGTTGATGCACCAAAAGGCACTGCACTTCATAAAGAAGTTCATAGTGCCTCAATTCCGCAGAATAAGTATGAGTATGAGAAAGCTTCCATAAGAATGGTATCATCTGATGCATCGTTTAAGCCAGGCGCTAACTCTAATCAAGCACCGCTTAGTTGTAACAATCAGGAAAGAGAAAAACCAACTTCAACTCACAATGGAGTTACATTGAGAGAGTGGATAAACTTAATGGGATCACGGATAAAGAAAGCTGAGAGGATTCACATTTTCCGGCAGATTGTGAAGTTAATCGATATTGCACATTCCCAAGGAATTGCTTTCCAGGATTTACGGCCATCCTGTTTCATTTTACTTTCACCAAATGGTGTTAAATATGTCGGTCCATCTATCCAAATAGACTCCATGTATGTCGTAAATCAGAATACAAATGGGAAAAGGCCATCCAACCTGGAAATGCATGCTCAAAACAACTTGGGTGCAAAGCAGCGGAAAGTCAGTGATTACGTGGACTTGATGAGAGAGAAGCCTGAGTATGTTTCTGGGTATGTCGTTAGAGATATTTATGGTGAAACCAAGGGACTGGAGTCTGACATTAATCACTTGGAAAAGAAGTGGTACACTTGTCCTGAAGAACTCAACTACAGAAGCCTAGTATCATCTAATATCTACAGTCTCGGGGTTCTTCTTTTTGAG TTGCTCTGCTGTTTCGAATCACCAGCGGCACATTCTGCAGCAATGTTGAATTTGCATAGTCGAATTCTCCCACCAAATTTCCTTTCTCAGAATCCCAAGGAAGTTGGCTTTTGCTTCTTGCTGCTTCATCCTGAACCTTCTTCTCGTCCTACAGCAAG GGAAATCCTGCAGTCTGAATTAATTTATGGAACTGAAGAAATCTGTAAAATAGATGGTGTGCCATCAATTATTGAGAAGGATGATGACCCTGATTCAGACATCTTGCTCTATTTCCTAGTTTCACTGCAGGAGGAAAATCAGAATAATACCTCCAAGTTATTACAAAGAATAGAGTGCTTAGAAGCTGATATCAAGGAGGTCGAGAAAAAAGATGGCTTTAGAATTTCAAATTTGGTGGACACAGACTTCCATAATACGCGGCAGGGATCCTACTTTAAACATCTCAAGTCTAATGACCGTCTTTCTATGAAAAACATGACCAATGAAAAGCTGATTAAAAATTTTTCTCAGCTTGAAAGTGCTTACTTCTGCATGAGATCCCAAATCCAGCTTGTGGAAAATGATACGATAGGTCGACCAGACAAGGATTTGTTGACATGTCGTGACAGGTTGTCCCAGGTTTCAACAAAAGTTGTGGAGCCAACTCTTAAATCTGTCGATCGTGTTGGAGCCTTTTTTGAAGGTGTTTGTAAATATGCTCGCTACAGCAAGTTTGAGGAATACGGGACATTAAGAAATGGCGATCTTCTCAACTCTATAAATGTGATCTGCTCCCTTTGTTTTGATCGTGAAGAGGACTATATAGCTGCAGCTGGTGTTTCAAAGAAAATCAAAATCTTTGAATTTGCTTCACTTTTGAATGACTCTGTCGATCTTCAATATCCTGTGGTTGAGATGTCAAACAAATCTAGGCTTAGCTGTCTTTCCTGGAATAGTTATATGAAAAACTATCTCGCTTCAACAGATTATGATGGCGTAGTCAAG ATGTGGGATCCAAGCACAGGTCAAGGATTTTCACAATATGTAGAGCACCAGAAGAGGGCTTGGTCGGTCAATTTTTGTCAAGTAGATCCCACAAAGTTTGCCACTGGAAGTGATGATTGTTccgtaaaagtgtggaatattaaTGAGGTAAG AGGAGTTCTGTGGATACAATCTGGAATCCTGCCAACATATGCTGTGTGCAGTTCTCCGCTTACTCCTCTCATCTGTTGGCTTTTGGATCTGCTGACTACAAAATCTACTGCTATGATCTTCGCCATACTAGGATTCCGTGGTGCACTTTATCAGGACATGAGAAGGCTGTTAGCTATGTAA
- the LOC104109864 gene encoding protein SUPPRESSOR OF PHYA-105 1-like isoform X1, whose translation MEQSKEEVEANDVAASALLKTRECDISVEPSIGTCITTSHELAEGSTSASLAMMEDDGTNRYAMSVKDPQPAGTSSYSMSSSRLTIEELVRSNYNIPEPVTLSNYSDNREKNHKPQIQWQCSYQLGGGSRNAKDDVDPSSTDKNLLGLKELKHASDKDINVGSNAVSSQSKEDHNLTIPSSRLLPGNSGSKLLSTSGFSKFFANRSLKGKDVDAPKGTALHKEVHSASIPQNKYEYEKASIRMVSSDASFKPGANSNQAPLSCNNQEREKPTSTHNGVTLREWINLMGSRIKKAERIHIFRQIVKLIDIAHSQGIAFQDLRPSCFILLSPNGVKYVGPSIQIDSMYVVNQNTNGKRPSNLEMHAQNNLGAKQRKVSDYVDLMREKPEYVSGYVVRDIYGETKGLESDINHLEKKWYTCPEELNYRSLVSSNIYSLGVLLFELLCCFESPAAHSAAMLNLHSRILPPNFLSQNPKEVGFCFLLLHPEPSSRPTAREILQSELIYGTEEICKIDGVPSIIEKDDDPDSDILLYFLVSLQEENQNNTSKLLQRIECLEADIKEVEKKDGFRISNLVDTDFHNTRQGSYFKHLKSNDRLSMKNMTNEKLIKNFSQLESAYFCMRSQIQLVENDTIGRPDKDLLTCRDRLSQVSTKVVEPTLKSVDRVGAFFEGVCKYARYSKFEEYGTLRNGDLLNSINVICSLCFDREEDYIAAAGVSKKIKIFEFASLLNDSVDLQYPVVEMSNKSRLSCLSWNSYMKNYLASTDYDGVVKMWDPSTGQGFSQYVEHQKRAWSVNFCQVDPTKFATGSDDCSVKVWNINERSSVDTIWNPANICCVQFSAYSSHLLAFGSADYKIYCYDLRHTRIPWCTLSGHEKAVSYVKFVDYGTMASASTDNTLKLWDLKTTSSEGLSSNACSLTFKGHTNEKNFVGLSVLDGYIACGSESNEVYAYHRSLPMPITSYNFGSVDPSSGNEGESNGQFVSSVCWRRKSNMVVAANSTGCIKLLRLV comes from the exons ATGGAACAGTCAAAGGAGGAAGTAGAGGCAAATGATGTAGCTGCGAGTGCGCTACTTAAAACGAGGGAATGTGATATTTCCGTTGAACCATCGATTGGAACGTGCATAACTACCAGTCATGAGTTGGCGGAGGGATCAACTTCTGCTAGTTTGGCGATGATGGAGGATGATGGTACAAACAGATATGCAATGTCCGTGAAGGATCCTCAGCCTGCCGGTACAAGCTCTTATTCGATGAGTAGTTCAAGGCTCACCATTGAAGAGTTAGTTAGGAGTAATTACAATATTCCTGAACCAGTTACTCTTAGTAATTACTCTGATAATCGAGAAAAAAATCACAAGCCGCAAATTCAGTGGCAATGTTCCTATCAATTGGGGGGTGGCTCTAGAAATGCGAAGGACGATGTAGATCCTTCTTCCACAGACAAGAATTTGCTAGGGCTGAAAGAGCTGAAGCATGCATCCGATAAAGATATCAATGTAGGCTCTAATGCAGTCTCTTCCCAATCAAAAGAAGACCATAACCTAACCATTCCAAGCAGTAGATTACTTCCGGGAAATAGTGGATCGAAACTTTTATCTACATCTGGCTTTTCTAAGTTTTTCGCTAACCGATCTCTTAAAGGCAAAGATGTTGATGCACCAAAAGGCACTGCACTTCATAAAGAAGTTCATAGTGCCTCAATTCCGCAGAATAAGTATGAGTATGAGAAAGCTTCCATAAGAATGGTATCATCTGATGCATCGTTTAAGCCAGGCGCTAACTCTAATCAAGCACCGCTTAGTTGTAACAATCAGGAAAGAGAAAAACCAACTTCAACTCACAATGGAGTTACATTGAGAGAGTGGATAAACTTAATGGGATCACGGATAAAGAAAGCTGAGAGGATTCACATTTTCCGGCAGATTGTGAAGTTAATCGATATTGCACATTCCCAAGGAATTGCTTTCCAGGATTTACGGCCATCCTGTTTCATTTTACTTTCACCAAATGGTGTTAAATATGTCGGTCCATCTATCCAAATAGACTCCATGTATGTCGTAAATCAGAATACAAATGGGAAAAGGCCATCCAACCTGGAAATGCATGCTCAAAACAACTTGGGTGCAAAGCAGCGGAAAGTCAGTGATTACGTGGACTTGATGAGAGAGAAGCCTGAGTATGTTTCTGGGTATGTCGTTAGAGATATTTATGGTGAAACCAAGGGACTGGAGTCTGACATTAATCACTTGGAAAAGAAGTGGTACACTTGTCCTGAAGAACTCAACTACAGAAGCCTAGTATCATCTAATATCTACAGTCTCGGGGTTCTTCTTTTTGAG TTGCTCTGCTGTTTCGAATCACCAGCGGCACATTCTGCAGCAATGTTGAATTTGCATAGTCGAATTCTCCCACCAAATTTCCTTTCTCAGAATCCCAAGGAAGTTGGCTTTTGCTTCTTGCTGCTTCATCCTGAACCTTCTTCTCGTCCTACAGCAAG GGAAATCCTGCAGTCTGAATTAATTTATGGAACTGAAGAAATCTGTAAAATAGATGGTGTGCCATCAATTATTGAGAAGGATGATGACCCTGATTCAGACATCTTGCTCTATTTCCTAGTTTCACTGCAGGAGGAAAATCAGAATAATACCTCCAAGTTATTACAAAGAATAGAGTGCTTAGAAGCTGATATCAAGGAGGTCGAGAAAAAAGATGGCTTTAGAATTTCAAATTTGGTGGACACAGACTTCCATAATACGCGGCAGGGATCCTACTTTAAACATCTCAAGTCTAATGACCGTCTTTCTATGAAAAACATGACCAATGAAAAGCTGATTAAAAATTTTTCTCAGCTTGAAAGTGCTTACTTCTGCATGAGATCCCAAATCCAGCTTGTGGAAAATGATACGATAGGTCGACCAGACAAGGATTTGTTGACATGTCGTGACAGGTTGTCCCAGGTTTCAACAAAAGTTGTGGAGCCAACTCTTAAATCTGTCGATCGTGTTGGAGCCTTTTTTGAAGGTGTTTGTAAATATGCTCGCTACAGCAAGTTTGAGGAATACGGGACATTAAGAAATGGCGATCTTCTCAACTCTATAAATGTGATCTGCTCCCTTTGTTTTGATCGTGAAGAGGACTATATAGCTGCAGCTGGTGTTTCAAAGAAAATCAAAATCTTTGAATTTGCTTCACTTTTGAATGACTCTGTCGATCTTCAATATCCTGTGGTTGAGATGTCAAACAAATCTAGGCTTAGCTGTCTTTCCTGGAATAGTTATATGAAAAACTATCTCGCTTCAACAGATTATGATGGCGTAGTCAAG ATGTGGGATCCAAGCACAGGTCAAGGATTTTCACAATATGTAGAGCACCAGAAGAGGGCTTGGTCGGTCAATTTTTGTCAAGTAGATCCCACAAAGTTTGCCACTGGAAGTGATGATTGTTccgtaaaagtgtggaatattaaTGAG AGGAGTTCTGTGGATACAATCTGGAATCCTGCCAACATATGCTGTGTGCAGTTCTCCGCTTACTCCTCTCATCTGTTGGCTTTTGGATCTGCTGACTACAAAATCTACTGCTATGATCTTCGCCATACTAGGATTCCGTGGTGCACTTTATCAGGACATGAGAAGGCTGTTAGCTATGTAAAATTTGTAGATTATGGTACCATGGCTTCTGCATCCACTGATAACACATTAAAGCTATGGGACCTTAAGACAACAAGTTCGGAAGGACTGTCCTCAAATGCTTGCAGCTTGACTTTCAAGGGGCACACCAATGAGAAG AATTTTGTCGGGTTATCAGTATTGGATGGATACATTGCATGTGGTTCCGAATCTAATGAG gtatatgCGTATCATAGATCTCTACCGATGCCAATTACCTCGTATAATTTTGGATCTGTTGATCCTAGCTCTGGCAATGAAGGTGAGAGTAATGGGCAATTTGTTTCAAGTGTTTGCTggagaagaaaatctaatatggTAGTTGCGGCAAACTCAACTGGATGTATAAAGCTGTTGCGTTTGGTATGA